The Fructilactobacillus myrtifloralis genome contains a region encoding:
- the recG gene encoding ATP-dependent DNA helicase RecG, with protein sequence MKSSLDPVGTLKGVGPKKQAALADLNIQTVFDLLTYFPFRYEDFRSQALTDLHDQQTVTLKGTVAAEPVVNYFGRRKNRLLLRLMVGHDVVVVTFFNQPWLKKQVEVGQTILVHGKFNAQKQSLTGMKLLQPSEQTVQSIYSVNHQITQKTMHDLIKTAYAEYQDTLEDFVPTWIRTKFRLEPLKTVIREMHFPSTPEAVQAARRTAKFNEFFLFQMRLQTLKHRHQRENQAACIKTDKLTLQPFLNDLPYQLTDAQHRVVGEILTDLQRPVPMNRLLQGDVGSGKTVVAALAILATVLAGQQAVLLAPTEILAEQHANSLAQLFAGTNVNIALLTGDTPAKARRQLLPRIKAGQIDLVVGTHALFQKNVRYHHLGLAVIDEQHRFGVNQRKQMREKGAATNVLSMTATPIPRTLSITAYGEMDVSVIDELPGGRKPIKTTWIKSSQEATMLKFVKKHLQQGEQAYVVVPLIDESDAVEMRNVMMTYTAFQEQLGSDFHVGLLHGQMNEADKNQVMDDFKANRTQVLVSTTVIEVGVDVSNASIMVIFDADHFGLAQLHQLRGRVGRGTQQSYCILIADPKNKVGIKRMNVMSSSTDGFFISQKDLELRGPGDILGKQQSGIPNFNVGDPVADVNVLSAAQEVAKMVTDDAEWMQKPENQNLVRQLHALNNQTSFD encoded by the coding sequence GTGAAAAGCAGCTTAGATCCAGTGGGAACCCTGAAGGGGGTCGGTCCGAAAAAGCAGGCGGCGCTGGCCGATTTAAACATCCAGACGGTGTTTGATCTCCTAACCTATTTTCCGTTTCGTTATGAGGACTTTCGAAGCCAAGCCCTCACGGACTTACATGATCAACAAACCGTCACGTTAAAGGGCACCGTCGCCGCGGAACCCGTCGTTAATTATTTTGGGCGCCGTAAAAACCGATTACTGTTACGATTGATGGTTGGTCATGACGTTGTGGTCGTGACGTTTTTTAACCAACCCTGGTTAAAAAAACAGGTTGAAGTGGGACAAACGATTTTGGTGCACGGGAAATTTAACGCCCAAAAACAAAGTTTGACGGGAATGAAGCTCTTGCAACCTTCGGAACAAACGGTGCAATCCATTTATTCGGTTAACCACCAAATTACCCAGAAAACCATGCACGACCTGATTAAAACCGCTTACGCTGAATATCAGGATACTTTAGAAGACTTCGTGCCCACGTGGATTCGCACGAAATTCCGCTTAGAACCACTTAAAACGGTTATTCGGGAAATGCACTTTCCGAGCACTCCAGAGGCGGTTCAAGCAGCACGTCGGACCGCTAAGTTTAACGAATTCTTCTTGTTTCAAATGCGGTTGCAGACCCTGAAACACCGACATCAACGCGAGAACCAAGCTGCGTGCATTAAGACCGATAAATTAACCCTGCAACCGTTTCTTAATGACCTGCCGTACCAGCTTACCGACGCCCAGCACCGGGTGGTCGGAGAAATTTTAACGGACTTACAACGACCAGTTCCAATGAATCGCCTGCTCCAAGGAGACGTGGGAAGTGGGAAAACGGTGGTCGCAGCCCTCGCAATTTTAGCCACCGTGTTAGCCGGGCAGCAGGCCGTGCTCTTAGCACCGACCGAAATATTAGCGGAGCAACATGCCAACAGCTTGGCCCAGTTATTTGCGGGAACGAACGTTAACATCGCGTTATTAACTGGGGATACGCCGGCCAAAGCCCGTCGGCAGTTACTTCCCCGGATTAAAGCGGGACAGATTGATTTAGTGGTGGGGACGCATGCCCTCTTTCAAAAAAACGTTCGCTACCACCACCTGGGGCTAGCGGTGATTGACGAACAACACCGGTTTGGAGTTAACCAACGCAAACAGATGCGCGAAAAGGGCGCCGCTACCAACGTTTTATCGATGACGGCCACCCCGATTCCGCGGACCCTGTCGATTACGGCTTATGGTGAAATGGACGTTTCGGTGATTGACGAACTTCCCGGCGGTCGGAAGCCGATTAAAACGACCTGGATTAAAAGTAGTCAAGAAGCAACGATGCTGAAGTTTGTGAAAAAGCACCTCCAACAGGGCGAACAAGCTTACGTGGTGGTGCCATTGATTGATGAATCTGATGCCGTCGAGATGCGAAACGTCATGATGACCTATACGGCCTTTCAAGAGCAATTGGGTTCGGATTTTCACGTTGGCTTATTACACGGACAGATGAACGAAGCCGATAAAAATCAGGTCATGGACGATTTTAAAGCCAATCGAACGCAAGTCTTAGTGTCGACCACCGTCATTGAGGTGGGAGTTGACGTTTCCAACGCTAGCATCATGGTTATTTTTGATGCGGATCACTTTGGATTGGCCCAGCTACACCAGTTGCGGGGACGGGTAGGACGGGGCACACAGCAGTCCTACTGTATATTAATTGCCGATCCTAAAAACAAGGTGGGCATTAAACGGATGAATGTCATGAGTAGTTCAACCGACGGTTTCTTTATTTCCCAAAAAGATTTAGAATTAAGGGGACCTGGCGATATTTTAGGGAAGCAACAATCGGGGATTCCGAACTTTAACGTGGGGGACCCGGTTGCAGACGTAAATGTCTTGAGTGCCGCTCAAGAAGTCGCTAAAATGGTAACTGATGATGCCGAATGGATGCAAAAACCAGAAAACCAAAACCTAGTGCGGCAGTTACACGCACTAAATAATCAGACCTCATTCGATTAA
- the rpmB gene encoding 50S ribosomal protein L28, giving the protein MAKDALTGKRTHFGNRRSHALNASRRSWKPNLQKVRILVDGKPKKVWLSARTLRSGKFKRV; this is encoded by the coding sequence ATGGCTAAAGATGCTTTAACGGGGAAAAGAACCCACTTTGGTAACCGTCGTTCACACGCCTTGAACGCTTCTAGACGTAGTTGGAAGCCAAATTTACAAAAAGTCCGGATTTTAGTTGATGGTAAACCAAAGAAAGTTTGGTTAAGTGCCAGAACCTTAAGATCAGGTAAGTTCAAACGAGTATAG
- a CDS encoding DAK2 domain-containing protein: MSVTKITTKEFDQMVQAAAVVLQNNADFINSLNVFPVPDGDTGMNMSLSFASGAKYVAKEQGASVGAQAAALAKGLLMGARGNSGVILSQIFRGFAKDVEGKETLSAPEFAAAVTAGAKTAYSSVMKPTEGTILTVIRFAANAGRKAAEQTDDLGIVSDAIKQGAQTALAKTPELLPVLKQVGVVDSGGQGLTFVLEAFADILNNREPSDDVHAKFNVEANKMDEMVKKSDHASAQGQLNPDDIVYGYCTQMTVRFGKGKEVDQPFDYDRFYNYLAPLGDSLLVINDDEVAKVHVHTEQPGKVLAWGQKFGDLINVKIDNMREQQEAIMENDETETPAQAPETPAEPTEMAVIAVVAGAGLEKLFKSLGVTSIISGGQTMNPSTEDIVKAVDATNAKHVLVLPNNKNIFLAAEQATDLTAVPMKVVHTQTIPQGLTAMFAYNPEASLTDNQAAMEASLATVKSGQVTTAIRDTELDGLTIKKGSFMGIVDGHIQVTADSLDEAAVKMTATMLDADSENVTIIYGEGATQADAQAVATAAADHDDELEIEVHEGDQPVYPLLISVE, encoded by the coding sequence GTGTCAGTAACGAAGATTACTACTAAAGAGTTCGACCAAATGGTTCAAGCTGCAGCGGTCGTCCTTCAAAATAATGCAGATTTTATTAATTCTTTAAATGTCTTTCCCGTTCCGGATGGAGATACGGGGATGAATATGAGTTTATCCTTTGCGAGTGGCGCAAAGTACGTTGCGAAGGAACAGGGAGCCAGCGTTGGTGCCCAAGCAGCCGCCTTAGCAAAGGGATTACTAATGGGCGCCCGGGGGAACTCGGGGGTTATTTTGTCCCAAATTTTTCGGGGGTTTGCGAAGGACGTGGAAGGCAAGGAAACCTTGTCAGCGCCTGAATTTGCAGCTGCTGTGACGGCCGGTGCCAAAACAGCGTACAGTTCCGTGATGAAACCAACGGAAGGGACGATTTTAACCGTCATTCGGTTTGCTGCCAATGCCGGCCGTAAAGCCGCCGAACAAACTGATGATCTCGGCATCGTGAGTGATGCCATTAAACAGGGCGCCCAAACGGCGTTAGCGAAAACACCAGAGTTACTGCCGGTCCTAAAACAAGTTGGCGTTGTTGATTCAGGAGGTCAAGGATTAACCTTTGTGTTAGAGGCATTTGCTGACATCTTGAACAACCGGGAACCGTCTGATGACGTCCACGCGAAGTTTAACGTCGAAGCCAATAAAATGGATGAGATGGTGAAAAAGTCTGATCATGCAAGTGCTCAGGGACAACTTAATCCGGATGATATTGTGTACGGTTACTGTACCCAAATGACCGTTCGGTTTGGTAAGGGGAAAGAAGTGGATCAGCCGTTTGATTACGACCGCTTCTATAATTATTTGGCGCCCCTCGGCGACTCCTTATTGGTAATTAACGATGATGAAGTGGCGAAGGTCCACGTCCATACTGAACAACCAGGGAAGGTTTTAGCCTGGGGGCAAAAGTTTGGGGACTTAATCAACGTTAAGATTGATAACATGCGAGAACAACAAGAAGCCATCATGGAAAATGATGAAACTGAGACTCCCGCGCAAGCTCCGGAAACACCAGCCGAGCCGACCGAAATGGCTGTAATCGCTGTGGTGGCAGGGGCCGGCTTGGAAAAACTGTTTAAGAGTCTGGGCGTCACCTCCATCATCAGTGGTGGTCAAACCATGAATCCTAGTACGGAAGACATTGTGAAGGCTGTTGATGCCACCAATGCTAAGCACGTACTCGTGCTGCCAAACAATAAAAACATCTTTTTGGCAGCGGAACAGGCCACTGATTTAACGGCCGTTCCGATGAAAGTCGTCCACACCCAAACCATTCCGCAAGGATTAACGGCGATGTTTGCTTACAATCCGGAAGCTAGTTTAACTGATAACCAAGCAGCCATGGAAGCCTCCTTAGCAACGGTTAAGAGTGGGCAGGTAACGACTGCCATCCGGGACACGGAATTAGACGGTTTAACCATTAAAAAGGGTAGTTTCATGGGAATCGTGGATGGTCACATCCAAGTTACTGCTGACAGCCTCGATGAAGCCGCTGTGAAAATGACGGCAACGATGTTAGATGCAGACAGTGAAAACGTGACAATTATTTACGGAGAAGGGGCAACGCAAGCCGATGCCCAAGCGGTTGCAACGGCTGCCGCCGACCACGATGATGAATTAGAGATTGAAGTTCACGAAGGTGATCAACCGGTTTATCCATTGCTCATCTCAGTTGAATAA
- the rsgA gene encoding ribosome small subunit-dependent GTPase A produces MQTGKIYQSLSGFYDIEVDGKTYRTRARGNFRKQQIKPLVGDWVEFTAPNQQEGYILKVHPRENELVRPPIANTDQAFVVTSAIEPDFSASLLDKELVALEREHIRPILVFTKVDLLKEGAQEHFLTEVVQRYHDQVGYPTIVATAENADEQLRAVLPKRQTVVLGQTGAGKSTLLNHLDPTLNLATGAISQALSRGKHTTRKVSLVTINHGLVADTPGFSSFDPMNITATTLKNYYPDLVRVAVNCKFRECLHINEPGCAVKQAVKNGTILTSRYEDYVDQYQTIKAQKPVYRRKRGN; encoded by the coding sequence CTGCAAACCGGAAAGATTTATCAATCCTTAAGCGGCTTTTATGACATTGAGGTCGACGGAAAAACCTATCGGACCCGCGCCCGGGGGAATTTTCGCAAACAGCAAATTAAACCACTGGTCGGTGACTGGGTCGAATTCACCGCTCCTAATCAGCAGGAGGGGTACATCTTAAAGGTTCACCCCCGTGAAAACGAATTGGTGCGGCCCCCGATTGCTAATACTGACCAGGCATTTGTGGTTACTTCTGCCATCGAACCGGACTTTTCCGCTAGTTTGTTGGACAAAGAACTGGTTGCCTTAGAACGGGAACACATTCGGCCCATTTTGGTGTTTACAAAAGTTGATTTGCTCAAGGAAGGCGCTCAGGAACACTTTTTAACGGAGGTGGTCCAGCGTTATCATGACCAAGTTGGTTATCCCACAATCGTTGCAACGGCTGAGAACGCAGACGAGCAACTCCGAGCGGTATTGCCGAAGCGTCAAACGGTGGTTCTCGGTCAAACGGGGGCTGGAAAGTCCACGTTGCTAAATCATTTGGACCCCACGTTAAATCTAGCGACCGGAGCAATCTCACAGGCCCTTAGCCGGGGGAAACACACTACGAGAAAGGTCTCCTTGGTTACCATTAATCACGGATTAGTGGCCGATACCCCGGGCTTCTCGTCCTTTGATCCGATGAACATTACGGCAACCACCCTAAAGAATTATTATCCTGATTTGGTGCGGGTGGCCGTTAATTGTAAATTTCGGGAATGTTTACACATTAATGAACCCGGTTGCGCCGTGAAGCAGGCGGTAAAAAATGGTACAATTTTAACGAGCCGATATGAAGATTACGTAGACCAATATCAGACCATCAAGGCCCAAAAACCGGTCTACCGACGGAAAAGGGGAAATTAA
- a CDS encoding Asp23/Gls24 family envelope stress response protein, which produces MAVKMNTKYGSIDIDNDVIATVVGGAATDNYGVVGMASRNQIKDGMNEILRRDAYSRGIIVRQVDDEIQVDVNIIVSYGTKISEVSRTVQAKVKYNLETMLGVTADSVNVFVQGVKVIND; this is translated from the coding sequence ATGGCTGTAAAAATGAACACGAAGTATGGATCTATCGACATTGACAACGATGTAATTGCTACGGTGGTTGGCGGAGCCGCTACCGATAACTACGGGGTCGTCGGCATGGCAAGCCGTAACCAAATTAAAGACGGAATGAATGAAATTTTACGTCGGGATGCTTACTCCCGCGGAATCATTGTCCGCCAGGTCGATGATGAAATTCAGGTTGATGTTAATATCATCGTCAGTTATGGAACCAAGATTTCGGAAGTTTCCCGAACGGTTCAGGCCAAAGTTAAGTACAACTTAGAAACGATGTTAGGGGTAACCGCTGACTCCGTTAATGTATTTGTACAGGGAGTTAAGGTCATTAACGACTAA
- a CDS encoding acyl carrier protein codes for MDEKTVFNTVAQTIGEQFQVQAADVTVATNFQRDLGADFVDLAHFIVEIEDEFGDVIPDDAAEQIETVQDLVTVIIQNTPNKK; via the coding sequence ATGGATGAAAAAACGGTATTTAACACGGTTGCACAAACGATTGGAGAACAATTTCAAGTTCAAGCGGCGGACGTGACCGTGGCAACTAACTTTCAACGTGATTTGGGGGCGGACTTTGTGGATTTAGCCCACTTTATCGTTGAAATTGAGGATGAATTTGGTGATGTGATTCCAGATGACGCTGCCGAGCAAATCGAAACGGTCCAAGATTTGGTGACGGTCATCATTCAAAATACGCCTAACAAGAAATGA
- a CDS encoding thiamine diphosphokinase produces MATQPIPRVNLLAGGPATEWPPALQAELSQAPCVGIDRGTLHLLDLGITPVAAIGDFDSITATELATVQTQVDVVHQSSPIKDQTDTELALQFAGEQFPAAQLYLYGFSGGRLDQLLTNLLMGYRPFLQGVVERLTLQDAQNWVRFFRPGTHQVTCQVGMKYLDFVALEPTTLTLPDEKYQLDRFAVTRPTSFSSNEFMGQTAHFNFDRGLLMVIQSHD; encoded by the coding sequence ATGGCTACGCAACCAATTCCCCGGGTTAATCTGTTGGCGGGGGGACCAGCAACTGAGTGGCCACCGGCTTTGCAGGCGGAACTCAGTCAGGCACCCTGCGTGGGGATTGACCGAGGCACGCTACATTTATTAGATTTGGGCATTACACCGGTCGCAGCGATTGGTGATTTTGACTCCATCACGGCCACTGAACTGGCGACCGTGCAAACACAGGTCGACGTGGTGCACCAATCGAGTCCGATTAAGGATCAAACGGACACGGAACTGGCACTGCAGTTTGCTGGGGAACAGTTCCCAGCTGCGCAGTTGTACCTGTATGGGTTTTCTGGAGGCCGGTTGGATCAATTGCTCACTAATCTCTTGATGGGATACCGACCGTTCTTACAGGGCGTGGTCGAACGCTTGACATTACAGGACGCTCAAAATTGGGTCCGGTTTTTCCGCCCCGGAACGCATCAGGTAACCTGTCAGGTTGGGATGAAATATCTGGATTTTGTCGCGTTAGAACCAACCACGTTGACGTTACCAGATGAGAAGTACCAACTAGACCGCTTTGCGGTTACCCGGCCGACGTCCTTTTCCAGTAATGAATTTATGGGGCAGACCGCGCACTTTAACTTTGACCGTGGTCTGTTGATGGTCATTCAAAGCCATGACTAA
- the rnc gene encoding ribonuclease III: protein MQKEFDHKLANDYNIKFNNEDLLDEAFTQASYVNEHPDQNLKFYERLEFLGDAVYQLVVSDYIFKRYPEMPQGRLTRLRAAMVNRHSFSRFARECHFDKYIRLGRGEEKAGARKRDSLLCDIFESFIGAVYLDQGIETVKNFCRLVIFPKLDEGWFDEFFDHKTELQEAIQVNGPVAIDYQLLDENGPDNDRQFKVAVLIDQKELGIGEGHSKKSAEQAAAKAALNKLGIKDQKLQ, encoded by the coding sequence TTGCAGAAAGAATTTGATCATAAATTAGCAAATGATTATAACATTAAATTTAATAACGAAGATTTGCTTGATGAAGCATTTACGCAAGCTTCCTACGTTAACGAACATCCAGATCAAAATTTAAAATTTTACGAACGCTTGGAATTTCTCGGGGACGCTGTTTACCAGTTAGTGGTTTCTGACTACATTTTTAAACGGTATCCAGAGATGCCCCAAGGACGCTTAACCCGACTCCGGGCTGCCATGGTTAATCGGCACAGTTTTAGTCGCTTTGCCCGGGAATGTCACTTTGATAAGTACATTCGCCTGGGGAGAGGGGAAGAAAAGGCGGGCGCCCGGAAGCGAGATTCCTTACTGTGTGACATTTTTGAATCGTTTATCGGGGCCGTTTACCTAGACCAAGGAATTGAAACCGTGAAGAATTTTTGTCGCCTCGTGATTTTCCCGAAGCTTGACGAGGGTTGGTTTGACGAATTTTTTGACCACAAAACGGAATTACAAGAAGCAATTCAAGTTAACGGGCCCGTTGCTATTGACTACCAACTGCTTGATGAAAACGGGCCGGATAACGACCGTCAGTTTAAGGTTGCCGTCTTAATCGATCAAAAGGAACTAGGCATCGGGGAAGGCCACTCGAAAAAGAGTGCCGAACAAGCAGCCGCCAAGGCAGCCCTAAACAAGTTAGGGATTAAAGACCAGAAATTGCAGTAA
- the plsX gene encoding phosphate acyltransferase PlsX, whose translation MIKIAIDAMGGDYAPQAIVEGVELARDASHNDVEYILFGDQRKIEPLVKSMQNLRIVHAPEVIEMDDEPVRAVKKKKQASLVLAARAVRAGEADLLLSAGNTGALMVAGLLIIGRMKGIERPGLIVTLPVIQNDQGFTMIDAGANADAKVENVIQYARLGKIYSQQVRNQANPRIGLINNGTEADKGDVAHRKMYEALSALGEAGELNFIGNVEARDLLNNVTDVAVTDGFTGNAALKGIEGSALTVVNMIKDSIKQGGLREKLGGLLLKPALKRIAKKMDYTRYGGSVLLGLKAPVIKTHGNSNAKTIFYALQNAEEVATSDLVAGIATQFHAKQQQD comes from the coding sequence ATGATTAAGATTGCAATTGATGCCATGGGGGGCGACTATGCCCCACAAGCAATTGTAGAAGGAGTAGAGTTAGCTCGCGATGCCAGTCATAACGATGTGGAGTACATCTTATTTGGGGATCAACGCAAAATCGAACCTTTAGTAAAAAGTATGCAAAACCTGCGGATTGTCCATGCCCCTGAAGTGATTGAAATGGATGATGAACCCGTGCGGGCGGTTAAAAAGAAAAAACAGGCCAGCTTAGTGTTAGCGGCGCGAGCCGTCCGGGCCGGCGAGGCTGATTTATTGCTTTCTGCAGGAAATACCGGCGCCTTAATGGTAGCCGGGCTGTTGATTATTGGCAGGATGAAGGGGATTGAACGTCCCGGTCTGATTGTCACCCTCCCGGTGATTCAAAACGACCAGGGTTTTACCATGATTGACGCGGGGGCGAATGCGGATGCCAAGGTGGAAAACGTTATTCAGTATGCGCGCTTAGGTAAAATTTATAGTCAACAGGTTCGGAACCAGGCTAATCCGCGGATTGGGCTAATTAATAACGGAACCGAGGCCGACAAGGGGGACGTTGCTCATCGGAAGATGTACGAAGCGTTATCTGCCCTGGGAGAAGCGGGGGAACTGAACTTCATCGGCAACGTTGAAGCCCGCGACCTTTTAAACAACGTGACAGATGTTGCCGTCACCGATGGCTTTACCGGCAATGCTGCTTTAAAGGGAATCGAAGGCAGTGCTCTCACCGTGGTTAATATGATCAAGGATAGTATTAAGCAGGGGGGACTCCGCGAAAAACTCGGAGGACTCCTGTTAAAACCCGCTTTAAAACGGATTGCGAAAAAAATGGACTACACCCGGTATGGGGGTTCAGTGCTGTTGGGTTTGAAGGCCCCGGTAATCAAAACGCACGGGAATAGCAACGCCAAAACGATTTTTTATGCGTTACAGAATGCCGAAGAAGTGGCAACTTCCGATTTAGTTGCGGGCATTGCAACGCAGTTTCATGCCAAGCAACAACAAGATTAG
- the rpe gene encoding ribulose-phosphate 3-epimerase, with protein sequence MIKVAPSILSADYVNLQSSIEKVDQAGAEVLHIDVMDGLFVPAISYGPNWVKAIRPITNMELDCHLMIENPERYVDTFAKNGADLIGVHVEATPHIHRALQMIKHQGVKAEVVINPGTPVSAIEPVLYMVDQVLVMTVNPGFGGQQFIPETINKIKSLNRLRNEHDNYDFTIEIDGGVNDQTVVKPYEAGADVAVAGSYVFAAPNPADRVQALKHATDF encoded by the coding sequence ATGATTAAAGTGGCACCATCAATTCTAAGCGCAGATTACGTGAACTTACAAAGTAGCATTGAGAAAGTCGATCAAGCTGGAGCCGAGGTGCTCCACATTGATGTGATGGACGGACTCTTTGTGCCTGCCATTTCCTATGGTCCGAACTGGGTCAAGGCCATTCGCCCCATCACGAACATGGAATTAGATTGTCATTTGATGATTGAAAATCCGGAGCGGTACGTTGACACCTTTGCTAAGAACGGTGCTGATTTAATCGGAGTACATGTCGAAGCAACGCCTCACATTCACCGGGCGCTGCAAATGATTAAGCACCAGGGAGTGAAGGCTGAAGTGGTTATCAACCCAGGAACGCCGGTTAGTGCCATTGAACCAGTCTTATACATGGTCGACCAAGTCTTAGTAATGACAGTTAACCCCGGATTTGGAGGCCAACAGTTCATTCCAGAAACGATTAACAAGATTAAATCCTTAAACCGGCTGCGCAATGAACACGATAATTATGATTTCACCATTGAAATTGATGGTGGCGTGAACGACCAAACGGTAGTTAAACCGTATGAAGCAGGTGCAGACGTTGCCGTGGCGGGCTCGTACGTGTTCGCAGCTCCCAATCCAGCCGACCGGGTGCAAGCGTTAAAGCACGCTACTGACTTTTAA